The nucleotide sequence AGGGGTAGTAGGGTGGGTTGATTTGCAGGCCGCCAACATCGAGGAGCGGCTAGCTTACTACAGTCAATTCGAGAAGCTGAAGGGGTTTCGCCATGTGCTACAGGGCGAGCCTAACCGGGCCCTGATGCTGACGCCCACCTTTCGCCGGGGCATTGCAGCTCTCCAGCCGCACGGCTTCACCTACGACCTGCTTATTTTCCCTGATCAGCTCGGTTACGCGCAGGAATTGGTGGCGGCTTTCCCCAATCAAGCGTTTGTGCTCGACCACATTGCCAAGCCCAACATCAGGGCTAAAGCGCTAGAAGCCTGGGAAAAAAACTTTCGGGCCCTAGCCGCTCACGAAAACGTCTGCTGCAAAGTATCGGGCATGGTAACGGAGGCTGATTGGCAGAACTGGCAACCCCAGGACTTTCGGCCTTACCTAGATATTGTGTTCGAAGCCTACGGCCCAGCCCGGGTGCTGTTTGGTTCTGATTGGCCGGTATGCGCAGTGGCTGGAGGCTATGATGCGGTGGTTGGGCTGGTGCAGCAGTACGTAGCCTCTTTCTCTGAGCAAGAACAGGCATTGTTCTGGGGCGAAAATGCCGCTAGCTGGTATCGGCTCTAAGCAAGCGGTTTGCGCGCTTTCGCCCTCACACCCTTACTCTCCCACATTTATGAATACATTGGTTTGTTTGGAACCCGGCCAGTTTAGCTACGAGGACCGGGCAGTGCCCGTGGCCCAGGAAGGCCAGGCGCTGTTGCGCATCCGGCGGATTGGGATCTGTGGCACTGACTTGCACGCCTACGAGGGAACCCAACCGTTTTTTGCGTATCCGCGGGTGCTGGGGCACGAGCTGGCCGGCGAACTGGTTGCGGCGGTGCCGGGCTTCGAGGCGGGTGAGGCTGTTACGTTTATTCCATATTTCAACTGCGGAACCTGCATTGCCTGTCGGTCGGGCTTGCCGAATTGCTGCACCCACATCAACGTGTGTGGCGTCCACTCCGACGGCGGAATGGGGGAGTACCTGTTGGTGCCGACAACTTCTCTGATTCATGGCCAAGGCTTAAGCTACGACGAGCTGGCGCTGGTGGAACCACTCGCCATTGGGGCCCACGGAGTACGCCGCGCCGCCGTGAAACCCGGCGAATTTGTATTGGTGGTCGGAGCGGGGCCAATTGGGCTGGGCATCATGGAATTCGCGCGTATCGCCGGCGCCCACGTTATTGCCCTCGACATCAACGAGCAGCGTCTTGCTTTCTGCAAAGACCGCCTGCAGGTGGCACACACCATCAACGCCCTGGCTCCTGACGTAACCGAGCAGCTCCGCCACATCACGAACGGCGACATGCCTACCGTGGTAATTGATGCTACGGGCAGT is from Hymenobacter tibetensis and encodes:
- a CDS encoding zinc-binding alcohol dehydrogenase family protein, coding for MNTLVCLEPGQFSYEDRAVPVAQEGQALLRIRRIGICGTDLHAYEGTQPFFAYPRVLGHELAGELVAAVPGFEAGEAVTFIPYFNCGTCIACRSGLPNCCTHINVCGVHSDGGMGEYLLVPTTSLIHGQGLSYDELALVEPLAIGAHGVRRAAVKPGEFVLVVGAGPIGLGIMEFARIAGAHVIALDINEQRLAFCKDRLQVAHTINALAPDVTEQLRHITNGDMPTVVIDATGSLKAINNAFSYLAHGGRYVLVGLQKGDISFSHPEFHKREATLMSSRNATQEDFEHVVTSMKAGLVQPTTYITHRVPFAQVQAEFASWLDPQTGVIKAMVELE
- a CDS encoding amidohydrolase family protein; protein product: MKIDAHQHFWQYDPVRDAWIDNHMAAIQRDFMPTDLEPLLALHGLDGCVAVQSDQSEAENEFQLTNAAQHNFIKGVVGWVDLQAANIEERLAYYSQFEKLKGFRHVLQGEPNRALMLTPTFRRGIAALQPHGFTYDLLIFPDQLGYAQELVAAFPNQAFVLDHIAKPNIRAKALEAWEKNFRALAAHENVCCKVSGMVTEADWQNWQPQDFRPYLDIVFEAYGPARVLFGSDWPVCAVAGGYDAVVGLVQQYVASFSEQEQALFWGENAASWYRL